Proteins from one Sporocytophaga myxococcoides genomic window:
- a CDS encoding dihydrofolate reductase family protein, which produces MKKPHVICHMMSTVNGKIISDNWGDKDLTNSYTDIYERCHQSFASQAWMVGRVTMERHFSYGEKPVLSKPQTQIERKPFIGNKEAKRFAIAVDGKGKLIWHSNETGGDHIIEVLTEQVSDEYLNFLQEKKIFYIFAGKNEMDFELVLQQLGDHFNIKTLMLEGGGHINGSLLNEGLIDELSILIVPVADASPDVPTTFELGDYQQKNISQHLHLKEVRQLENAVLWLKYIVSKE; this is translated from the coding sequence ATGAAAAAACCTCATGTAATCTGTCATATGATGTCTACTGTCAATGGCAAGATCATTTCTGATAACTGGGGAGATAAAGACCTGACCAATAGCTATACAGATATTTATGAAAGATGTCATCAAAGCTTTGCCAGCCAGGCTTGGATGGTTGGAAGGGTTACAATGGAAAGGCATTTTTCATACGGTGAGAAACCTGTATTATCAAAACCTCAAACTCAGATCGAGAGAAAACCATTTATAGGAAACAAAGAAGCAAAAAGATTTGCTATCGCTGTAGATGGTAAAGGAAAATTAATATGGCACTCCAATGAAACAGGAGGAGATCATATTATTGAAGTGCTTACAGAACAAGTAAGTGATGAATATCTTAATTTTCTCCAGGAAAAAAAGATTTTCTACATCTTTGCTGGTAAAAACGAAATGGACTTCGAGCTGGTTTTACAACAACTTGGTGATCATTTTAATATCAAAACGTTGATGCTGGAAGGAGGTGGGCATATCAACGGTTCGCTGTTAAATGAAGGATTAATTGATGAATTAAGTATTTTAATCGTTCCTGTTGCTGACGCATCTCCCGATGTGCCAACTACTTTTGAGTTAGGTGATTATCAACAGAAAAATATATCACAACACCTTCATTTGAAAGAAGTGAGGCAATTGGAGAATGCAGTACTCTGGCTAAAGTATATTGTTAGTAAAGAGTAG
- a CDS encoding PAS domain-containing protein translates to MNKYVSFLYHNHLNDVIELCLKRLKEGNHFISFSIFPIFTESKELLKNEVEYFLNALMKNQGIDEIRMLISEMQLGNRSFKPDLTDIQSILYNRKFILLDFLNNYTKDAEELIRLVKDIEKSFHDQEMYAVASMEEFRKKALDKFKLLFDNTESLAHLAHCELDYIKGTIKCSKEFYEIFGIAHQTKLSFDLLKHMTIYENGFDPFSETLTQKFTDGKPNFHEFKVRRNDQEIRTIYSEDFPLEDNEGKIIGLRRVVQDVTQLRNLESEIGKEESLLKRIFENLPILIGIYDVDENRLVYANYATRELFEFASEYIYESKFTTVIENILTHEDKGKLHNSILEYPDTNEDSYPALEYKVILPNNRNIWFYFKAIVFKRENEHVKEVLISAVDITSLKETEEKLKLNEEKLILAQKIAKVGSYDWNIEKGTSIISEDLVEIYGLPSGTKSFHYPEFIKIVRSDFQPKMNENMNQIINGTMDFLEDEIVIVMPNKSEKDVLSKSHIYRNSLGHPYRVIGTIMDITSIKENERKIEKKNKELQQAYVNLESIQNKLEENNIELERRVANRTQELKNINERYEVFIKQSSIGLCRFEFKDITFIDTTLSIQEQVELISKHIHIAEVNDCLVNILGVENQQKLIGHRLREFVEISDQHLNLKIQKAIQSDYKIREIEALGKHTKEKPVYLHMKIEGVVENGKLIRAWGIITDISARKYSEIALRESEHRYKTLSEAIPGFTWTALPDGKNDYINKRWFDYTGASYEKSRDWKWLEFIHPDEVEITLTRWKNCLESGDIYENEYRIRRFDGIYRWYQVRAIPIKNNNDKITKWIGIQTDIDDKKRSEEKLKQQNEDLDNFIYMVSHDLKAPVSNIEGLVSVMHGLLDEKNINKEGITDILKMIESSIGKFRNNLFELIEIAKSQKTSTENSEDIYLANILKEVKAMLEEPIKKYNAIIKEDFSEIPTIKFAKKNLQSILHNLISNAIKYHSPNRIPEIFINTRLEENYIVLSVKDNGLGLEKEQADKIFSEFKRLHKDVEGSGVGLYLVKRIITNSGGKIEVESENGKGSVFKVYFKSNNQKA, encoded by the coding sequence ATGAATAAATATGTATCATTTTTATACCACAATCACTTGAATGATGTTATTGAGTTATGTTTAAAGAGATTAAAGGAAGGGAATCATTTTATAAGTTTCTCTATTTTTCCAATTTTTACTGAATCAAAAGAATTACTTAAAAATGAGGTTGAGTATTTCCTCAATGCATTAATGAAAAATCAGGGAATCGATGAAATAAGAATGCTGATTTCCGAAATGCAATTAGGTAATCGATCTTTTAAGCCAGACCTTACGGATATTCAATCAATTTTATACAACCGGAAATTCATATTGTTAGATTTCTTGAATAACTACACAAAAGATGCTGAGGAACTGATAAGATTAGTGAAAGATATAGAGAAATCGTTCCATGATCAGGAAATGTACGCTGTTGCAAGCATGGAAGAGTTTCGTAAAAAAGCACTGGATAAATTTAAACTTTTATTTGATAACACAGAATCTCTGGCACACCTAGCTCATTGCGAACTTGATTATATCAAAGGTACGATTAAATGTTCTAAGGAATTTTACGAAATATTCGGAATAGCACATCAAACAAAACTTTCTTTTGACCTCCTTAAACATATGACCATTTATGAAAATGGTTTTGATCCCTTCTCTGAAACACTTACACAGAAATTTACAGATGGTAAACCAAATTTTCACGAGTTTAAGGTGAGGAGGAACGATCAAGAGATTCGTACAATTTATTCCGAAGATTTCCCTTTGGAAGATAATGAAGGAAAAATAATTGGTTTAAGAAGAGTAGTTCAGGATGTTACTCAATTAAGAAATTTAGAAAGTGAAATAGGAAAAGAAGAAAGCTTACTTAAAAGAATATTTGAAAACTTACCAATACTTATAGGAATATATGATGTTGATGAGAATAGGCTTGTATATGCAAACTATGCTACCAGAGAACTATTTGAGTTTGCTTCCGAATATATATATGAATCAAAATTTACAACTGTAATCGAAAATATTCTTACTCATGAAGATAAAGGAAAATTGCATAACAGCATTTTAGAATACCCAGACACAAATGAAGACAGTTATCCAGCATTGGAATATAAAGTTATTCTTCCTAATAACAGAAATATCTGGTTTTATTTTAAAGCAATTGTATTTAAAAGAGAAAACGAACATGTAAAAGAGGTTTTGATATCTGCTGTAGATATTACTTCTTTAAAGGAAACGGAAGAGAAATTAAAACTTAATGAGGAGAAATTAATCTTGGCACAAAAGATTGCCAAGGTTGGGAGTTATGATTGGAATATAGAAAAAGGAACTTCAATTATTTCAGAGGATTTAGTTGAAATTTATGGTCTACCTTCAGGAACAAAATCTTTTCATTACCCGGAATTCATAAAAATAGTAAGGTCAGATTTTCAACCTAAAATGAATGAAAATATGAACCAGATTATAAATGGTACAATGGATTTCCTCGAAGATGAAATAGTAATTGTGATGCCCAACAAAAGTGAAAAGGACGTTTTAAGTAAATCCCATATTTATCGTAACAGTTTAGGTCATCCATATCGTGTTATAGGTACCATAATGGATATTACCAGTATAAAAGAAAATGAAAGAAAAATAGAGAAGAAAAATAAAGAACTTCAACAGGCTTATGTAAACCTTGAAAGTATTCAGAATAAATTGGAAGAAAATAATATAGAACTGGAGCGCCGTGTAGCTAATCGAACTCAGGAGTTAAAAAATATCAATGAGCGATATGAGGTTTTTATTAAACAAAGTTCTATTGGATTATGCCGTTTTGAATTTAAAGATATAACTTTTATTGACACAACTTTATCTATTCAGGAGCAGGTTGAATTAATCAGCAAGCACATCCATATAGCGGAGGTTAATGATTGTCTGGTAAACATTCTTGGAGTAGAAAATCAACAAAAATTAATTGGACATCGACTAAGAGAATTTGTTGAAATTTCAGATCAGCATTTAAATTTGAAAATTCAAAAGGCAATTCAATCTGACTATAAAATTCGTGAAATTGAAGCACTAGGGAAACATACAAAAGAAAAACCTGTGTATTTGCACATGAAAATAGAGGGTGTAGTCGAGAATGGAAAATTAATAAGAGCATGGGGAATTATTACAGACATATCAGCCAGAAAATATTCAGAAATTGCATTAAGAGAAAGTGAACATCGTTATAAAACACTTTCGGAAGCAATACCTGGATTCACCTGGACAGCTCTTCCTGATGGGAAAAATGATTATATTAATAAAAGATGGTTTGATTATACAGGTGCTTCATATGAAAAAAGCAGAGATTGGAAGTGGTTAGAATTTATTCACCCTGATGAAGTTGAAATCACTTTAACAAGATGGAAAAACTGTCTGGAATCAGGAGATATATATGAGAATGAATATAGGATAAGACGTTTTGACGGAATATACAGATGGTATCAGGTAAGGGCAATACCTATAAAAAACAACAATGATAAAATCACTAAATGGATTGGAATTCAAACAGACATTGATGATAAGAAAAGGAGTGAAGAAAAATTAAAACAACAAAATGAAGACCTCGATAATTTTATTTATATGGTTTCTCATGATTTGAAAGCCCCTGTTTCTAATATTGAGGGATTGGTAAGCGTTATGCATGGCTTACTTGACGAAAAAAATATTAATAAAGAAGGTATTACTGATATTCTTAAGATGATTGAATCGTCGATTGGTAAATTCAGAAATAATCTCTTTGAACTTATTGAGATTGCTAAATCGCAAAAGACAAGTACTGAAAATAGTGAAGACATCTATTTGGCAAACATTTTAAAAGAGGTAAAAGCTATGCTTGAAGAACCAATTAAAAAATATAATGCAATTATTAAAGAAGACTTCAGTGAAATTCCAACTATCAAATTTGCAAAGAAAAATCTTCAAAGCATACTTCATAATCTTATAAGCAATGCCATAAAATATCATTCACCAAATAGAATTCCAGAGATATTTATTAATACCAGACTTGAGGAAAATTATATTGTTTTATCAGTTAAAGACAATGGGCTTGGTTTGGAAAAAGAACAAGCAGATAAAATTTTTTCTGAATTTAAAAGATTACATAAAGACGTAGAAGGATCAGGAGTTGGGCTATATCTTGTAAAACGAATTATTACCAATAGTGGTGGAAAAATTGAAGTTGAAAGTGAAAATGGAAAAGGATCAGTTTTTAAAGTATATTTTAAGAGTAACAATCAAAAAGCCTGA
- the katG gene encoding catalase/peroxidase HPI, which translates to MLLVAGLVALFSACNDGKKEVNNEGTEKGGCPFHFGSKGKSGGLSVGNNGKTNKDWWPNQLDLSVLRQHSSKSDPMGKDFNYKQAFNSLDYEALKNDIREVLTTSQDWWPADYGNYGPLFIRMAWHSAGTYRTGDGRGGTREGQQRFAPLNSWPDNANLDKARRLLWPIKQKYGNKISWADLMILTGNVSLESMGFKTIGFGGGREDVWEPASNVYWGAEEKMLDDKRYSDGRKLEKPLAAVQMGLIYVNPEGPNGNPDPIAAAKDIRETFGRMGMNDEETVALIAGGHTLGKTHGAASGSNLGPEPEAADIEEQGLGWKSKHGTGKGKDAITSGLEVTWTTTPTKWSHGFFKSLFENEWELTKSPGGAHQWVAKDPKVMVPDAFDKDKKHKPTMLTTDLSLRFDSIYGKISKNFLDHPDQFDAAFARAWFKLTHRDMGPKITYLGPEIPKDEFLWQDPIPTLNHKVVNDKDIAELKATILKSGLTTEELVSTAWASASTYRHSDRKGGANGARICLAPQRNWEVNNPEQLNKVLTKLEEIQRNFNAKSGDKKVSIADLIVLGGSAAVEDAARKAGYSVKVPFTPGRMDATQEQTDPASIAVLEPMADGFRNYYKTKYTLSTEELLVDKAQLLTLTAPEMTVLVGGMRALNANYNHSKHGIFTSNPGVLTNDFFVNLLDMNNEWKATSDTKEEFEVRDRASGKVKWTATRADLIFGSNSELRALAEVYGSSDAKEKFVKDFVTAWTKVMNLDRFDVK; encoded by the coding sequence ATGCTTTTAGTAGCCGGTTTGGTCGCACTCTTTTCAGCATGTAATGATGGTAAGAAGGAAGTAAACAATGAAGGTACCGAAAAAGGTGGATGTCCTTTTCATTTTGGTAGTAAGGGAAAATCCGGTGGCCTCAGCGTTGGTAACAATGGCAAAACCAATAAGGACTGGTGGCCTAACCAATTGGATTTAAGTGTACTTAGACAACACTCCTCTAAATCTGACCCAATGGGTAAAGATTTTAATTATAAACAAGCATTCAACAGCCTGGATTATGAAGCATTAAAGAACGATATCCGTGAAGTATTAACGACATCGCAGGATTGGTGGCCAGCAGATTATGGAAATTATGGACCTTTATTTATTAGGATGGCATGGCACAGTGCTGGTACTTACCGCACAGGTGATGGTCGTGGAGGAACCCGTGAAGGACAACAAAGATTTGCTCCGTTGAACAGCTGGCCTGATAATGCTAACCTTGATAAAGCAAGAAGATTATTATGGCCAATCAAACAGAAGTACGGTAATAAGATTTCGTGGGCAGACTTAATGATCCTTACTGGAAATGTCTCTTTAGAATCAATGGGATTTAAGACAATTGGCTTTGGTGGCGGAAGAGAAGATGTATGGGAACCTGCAAGCAATGTATATTGGGGTGCTGAAGAAAAGATGCTGGATGATAAGCGTTATAGCGATGGACGTAAGCTGGAAAAACCTTTGGCAGCCGTGCAAATGGGACTTATCTATGTAAACCCCGAAGGTCCTAACGGAAACCCTGATCCAATAGCTGCTGCAAAAGATATTCGTGAGACTTTCGGACGAATGGGAATGAACGACGAGGAAACTGTTGCGCTAATAGCAGGTGGACATACTCTTGGCAAAACACATGGTGCAGCAAGCGGCTCTAATTTAGGTCCCGAGCCTGAAGCAGCAGATATAGAAGAACAAGGTCTTGGATGGAAAAGTAAACACGGTACAGGAAAAGGAAAAGACGCTATTACCTCCGGACTGGAAGTAACATGGACTACCACTCCTACCAAATGGAGTCATGGATTTTTTAAAAGCTTATTTGAGAATGAATGGGAGTTAACTAAAAGTCCAGGTGGTGCACACCAGTGGGTCGCTAAAGATCCGAAAGTAATGGTTCCGGATGCTTTTGATAAGGATAAAAAGCATAAACCTACGATGCTTACAACAGACCTTTCATTACGCTTTGATTCGATTTATGGAAAGATTTCCAAGAACTTCCTGGATCACCCTGATCAGTTTGATGCGGCATTTGCACGTGCATGGTTTAAATTAACACATCGTGACATGGGACCTAAAATAACGTACCTTGGGCCCGAAATTCCTAAGGATGAATTTTTATGGCAAGATCCAATTCCGACTCTTAATCACAAAGTAGTGAATGATAAAGATATAGCAGAACTAAAAGCTACCATCCTGAAATCAGGCCTTACAACAGAAGAATTGGTTTCAACAGCATGGGCATCTGCTTCTACTTATCGTCATTCTGACAGAAAAGGTGGTGCTAATGGTGCTCGTATTTGCCTTGCTCCTCAAAGAAACTGGGAAGTTAATAATCCTGAGCAATTGAACAAGGTCTTAACCAAACTTGAGGAAATTCAAAGGAACTTTAACGCAAAATCAGGAGATAAAAAAGTTTCTATTGCTGATCTTATTGTATTAGGAGGTTCTGCAGCAGTGGAAGATGCGGCTAGGAAAGCTGGATATTCTGTTAAAGTTCCATTTACACCTGGTCGTATGGATGCTACTCAGGAGCAAACAGATCCAGCATCAATAGCAGTACTGGAGCCAATGGCAGACGGATTCCGCAATTATTACAAAACAAAATATACTTTATCAACAGAAGAACTATTAGTTGATAAAGCACAATTGCTTACGCTGACAGCTCCTGAAATGACTGTACTGGTCGGTGGTATGCGTGCATTGAATGCCAACTACAACCATTCTAAGCATGGGATATTTACCTCTAATCCGGGAGTATTAACAAATGACTTCTTTGTGAATCTGTTAGATATGAACAATGAGTGGAAAGCCACTTCAGATACAAAAGAAGAATTTGAAGTACGTGACAGAGCATCTGGAAAAGTAAAATGGACAGCAACCCGTGCAGATTTGATCTTTGGCTCAAACTCTGAATTAAGAGCTTTGGCTGAAGTATATGGAAGTTCTGATGCCAAAGAAAAGTTTGTAAAAGACTTCGTAACAGCATGGACTAAAGTAATGAATCTGGATCGTTTCGATGTAAAATAA
- a CDS encoding OBAP family protein, with amino-acid sequence MVKILMHFSIIALGLLSGCGGKNTEPYVKEPGAEDSSKKDVLETGAEVMQNKAPINAINLYLDGFHFYNGNMKGQMEAHHFCTVLNEDVTQCIIYDGNVKDAHIMGVEYIISEKLFKSLPEDEKKLWHSHNHEVKSGTLIAPGIPELAEHELMEKLISTYGKTWHTWHTDQDKELPYGSPQLMMGFTKDGQLEDSLLAKRDKNFKISTEEKRKNRADIPNHKILPGADSWQDGKVLQLSSLTKHEHKH; translated from the coding sequence ATGGTTAAAATTTTAATGCATTTCTCCATTATAGCTCTAGGGCTCTTATCAGGTTGCGGAGGCAAAAATACGGAGCCATATGTTAAAGAGCCTGGTGCTGAGGATTCATCAAAAAAAGATGTATTGGAAACCGGAGCTGAGGTAATGCAAAATAAGGCTCCGATTAATGCTATTAATCTTTATTTGGATGGATTTCACTTCTACAACGGAAATATGAAAGGACAGATGGAAGCGCACCATTTCTGTACTGTTCTTAATGAAGATGTTACTCAATGTATCATATATGATGGAAATGTAAAAGATGCTCATATCATGGGGGTAGAGTATATCATTTCTGAGAAACTTTTTAAAAGCTTACCGGAAGATGAAAAGAAACTCTGGCATAGTCATAATCATGAAGTAAAATCCGGAACACTGATAGCACCAGGAATACCCGAATTGGCAGAGCATGAGTTAATGGAAAAGCTTATATCTACTTATGGAAAGACCTGGCATACCTGGCATACAGATCAGGATAAAGAATTGCCTTATGGGTCGCCTCAACTTATGATGGGATTTACCAAAGATGGACAGCTTGAAGATTCACTTCTAGCAAAAAGAGATAAAAATTTTAAAATTTCGACAGAAGAAAAAAGAAAGAACAGAGCTGATATACCTAATCATAAAATTTTGCCCGGAGCCGATTCGTGGCAAGATGGAAAGGTGTTACAATTATCTTCCTTAACGAAGCATGAACACAAGCATTGA